Genomic segment of Monomorium pharaonis isolate MP-MQ-018 unplaced genomic scaffold, ASM1337386v2 scaffold_81, whole genome shotgun sequence:
ACGAATGTTGGATCAATGAATTATGCTACTAGAATTAATGCATCTATTGTCTTTTAAATCCGTGCCCTTCATTAAACCAGGAAAGCATGGAGGACGGTGAGGACGAGATGTaagtacattattattatattattttatttgaaaacaattattaaaattatactattcCAGCATTATGGCAGTCGCCGAAAATTTAGAAGATATGGAAGTGGaagaaagcaaagaaaagaaaaaaatagctgCCCTGGAGTATCAAGTGAAAACTTTACTTAAGAGACTCGAGCTAATTagtgcagaaaaaaaaatggctAGGCCGAGCGAGCCGGGACCGAACGAGCCGGGACCGAGCGAGCCGGGACCGAGCGAGCCGGGACCGAGCGAACCGGGATCAACCGGGCCGGGACCAAGCCGACCGAGCCAGCCGGGGCCGGAAAAATCCCATTCCCAACAAGTTGAACCTGCGGCCAACATTCGTAAGTAtatctttttcattaaacctagaaacgttttttttaaacctcaatcttaattttagaaaCGTATAATTCACGTTTgacgttaaaaaaaagtactattttagaaaattaaaccTAATCTAACTTAACCTATacctaaaaattaataacataacttttttttatttacagccCGGCGATGGCAGaagagcaaaaaaaagaaagacagaTGGCAATGGCGAGGCGGGCGAGGCGGCCGAGACGAGCGAGGCGGGCGAGGCGGACGAGGTGGGCGAGGCGGGCGAGGCGGGCGAAGCGGACGAAGCgaaacaaaatattgcaaatattacataaattttcaaaaataaatgtatgacatatgtataagttaaaaaatatatgatttaataattttcataatgtaAAACAGATTACCACCGttcctttattaatttatttcgcgcCTCTTTCACAAACTGCACTTTTCTAATCTATCATCTTCCTTCTTCTATAAAATCTTCCTCGCTGTCCTcattttgaatgaaaatttcaagctttttttagtaatacttATATAGCTTTGTCTCGATCTCTATTGCTCTATCTCTCTCATCTCGATCTCTAtctctataatattatatatataatatatatcttgatatatctactatatatctatctctatattatatatatatagatatcaTATTCtctctatatttatatagatctatatatatat
This window contains:
- the LOC118648828 gene encoding anti-sigma-I factor RsgI8-like, whose translation is MEDGEDEIIMAVAENLEDMEVEESKEKKKIAALEYQVKTLLKRLELISAEKKMARPSEPGPNEPGPSEPGPSEPGPSEPGSTGPGPSRPSQPGPEKSHSQQVEPAANIPRRWQKSKKKKDRWQWRGGRGGRDERGGRGGR